The sequence AGAGTTATAATTCACATATATAGAAAGAGCTATTTAAACACAAAATATTAGTATAACTGAGTATATACTATATGTGAAAATCAAAAAGCTAATCTTGATACAAAAAATAGTTAAAGGATGTGTTCTTATGTCAAATTATTTTACTGAAAATATTGAAGAAGGATTAAACTACTTACACAAACAAGGTGCTTTTCTTACAGCCAAGGCTGGTGATGTTGTTAATACCATGACAATATCTTGGGGAAGTATAGGCTTTGAATGGAGAAAACCAGTATTTACTGTGCTTGTTAGAAAATCTAGATACACCCATGAACTTATAGAAAAATCAAAAGAATTTACTGTAAGCATACCTCTTAATGATAAGATGAAATCTCAATTAGGACTATGTGGAAGTAAATCAGGCAGAGATATAAATAAGTTTGAAGCTGCCACTTTAGAATTACTTGATGGAAAAACTGTATCTACTCCAGTAATAAAAGACTGTGAGCTTCATTATGAATGCAGGGTTTTATATAAGCATGAAATGAGTGCTGATTCAATGGATGAAGAGTTCAAAACAGCTTTCTATAATGATGATGATTATCATACTATGTATTTTGCTGAGATAGTTGACTGCTATAAATTAGAAAAGTAATATACGAAAATAGTAGCTCCAATACAATTTGGTTAGCTACTATTTTTCTTATTATAATAAATTTTAAAAAAACAAAACTACAGCTGAAATCTTTCTCACAGCCCTAGTTTTTATTGTTAACTTCACTACTATATCTTTTTTATTCCTCCATAGCAATAATGCACCCACCGTTCTAGTAAATAGATAAACAATTAGTGAATTATTGTTCTTGTTGTATATGCTTCTCCAAATCTGAACAACAAAGTGGTTTTGAAAATAAATATCCTTGTATCTTATTACATGAACACTTTTCTAAATATTTTAATTGATCTTCTTTTTCTATCCCCTCAGCAACCATAATCAACCCAAACTTATGACCAAGCGTAATAATAGACTCTACAATAGAAGTTTTACTTTCTTCATCTATAATATCATCAATAAAAGATTTATCAATCTTTAAGGTAGTTAATGGAATAGTTCTAAGATATGAAAGTGACGAGTATCCAGTACCAAAATCATCCAAGGCAATCTTAATCCCCATATTTAATAACACTTGTAATTTTCCAATGCTTATCTCTGGTGACTGCATTAACACTGATTCAGTAATTTCAAGTTCTAATAAATTTGGATTTAATCCTGTTTCCTTTATGATACTGCACACAACTTCTGTAAAGTTATCCTGCAACAATTGCATCATAGAAATATTTACAGCCACAGTATAATTTGTATTAAATTTAGCATTTAATCCGCTGATATAACTACATGCAGACCTTAATATCCACTCTCCTAAATGCACAATAAAACCTATTTCTTCAGCAATACTTATAAAATCTTCTGGAGACACAAGCCCAAGTTCAGGACTATTCCACCTTACCAATGCCTCAAAGCCATCAATTTTCTTACTTTTCAAATCTATCTGTGGTTGATAATAAAGAACAAATTCATTATTTTTCAATGCCATCTTTAAGTATTTTTCAATATTAACTCTTCTTAATATTTTATCATTTAGCTGTTCGTTGAAAAAGTAATATCCATTCTTACCTCTTTCCTTTACTTCAAACATAGCCATATCAGCACATTTTAGTAGCATATCCAAATCAGTCCCATTATCAGGGAACACAGATATCCCCATACTAATCGTCACATTTATAATATTTTCATCTATAACAACAGGCTCACTAAAAGCTTTCAAAATATTATCAGCCAAAATCTCCAACTGCTCTCTGTCTGATAAATTTTCAATATAATATATAAACTCATCTCCGCCAAACCTGAATAGTGAAATATTTTCATTTGAAAAAAACATCAATTTCTTACTAACTTGAACAAGTAGTTTATCTCCAATAATATGTCCCAAGGTATCATTAACAAATTTAAAATTATCTGTATCAATGAACATCATTGCTCCAAAAACTTTATCTTGTCTTGCATTGCCAAGATGCTCTCCAACTTTTTTATCCAAAGATAGACGATTACATAAACCTGTCAAAGGGTCATGATAAGCCTGATATTCTAAATTATCTTGATATTTCTTCAATTTGGTTATATCTGAAATTGATCCAATTATCCTGCATGGCTTATTATTACTGTCAAATACAATCTTCCCTTTAATATTAAGCCATTTATATTTTCCATCCTTTGTTTCTATACGAAGAACATCTTCATAGTAATGACTTTTACTTTTAAAATAATTATCTATTTCACTTGCTGATAAAGACAAATCTACTTGTTTGAGCAAACTTAAAATTATCTTCTTTAAATTAAAATAATTTTTAGTATCATATTCTAGCATCTTGTATCCTCGAGGTGCTAAAAACATTTTATTAGTGTTTATATGCCAATCCCATATAGCATCATCAGTAGCTTCTACTACAAGTTTATATCGTTCCTCACTTTGTATAAGTTTATTTTGAGAAATAACCATATCATTATATTGACTTCTTAATTCTTCTTCTTTTGCTGCTAATTCATCATATATCTGCATAAGAGTAGTGTTGCTTTTTTCTAGCTTCAATTTCATTTTCTCTACTCTTCTTATATATATCATTAAAATAGCAATGAATCCAAGCAATAAAAACAATATGCCTAAGGTACTACATACAAGTCCACGATACGTTCGAAAAAAAGCAAGTGGCTTGTCTCCTATTTCATGCATAAATATTTCCCCCTTATATTATGCTTTAAATTAATTTCAAATAATCCATCCTTTATTATATTATTGATTTCTTGGTCACACAATATGTTTTTTTGACATTTTTCTATGTTTTTCAAATCTAGTGGGGAAATATGCCATTTTTTGCGGAATATTTTGTCTTTTTCTTCTTATGCTTATTCTTAATATTTTCAGATACTTCTACATCATCCAAAACAAACCACAAACTCTCAAATACTAAAATAAAAAGATACCTTATAGGATAAACTATTAAAATCAAGTATATCTTATAGAAACCTTTTATAAGTAAGGCTACTAATAAATTTATCCCTTCATATAATTATATTAATCCATGCTTTTTTAAACTATTATAAATGCCACCTTCATCATGACTATCTGCAATTTCATCTGCAATTTCCTTTAGACCTGCCTTGGCATTCCCC comes from Clostridium sp. TW13 and encodes:
- a CDS encoding flavin reductase family protein; its protein translation is MSNYFTENIEEGLNYLHKQGAFLTAKAGDVVNTMTISWGSIGFEWRKPVFTVLVRKSRYTHELIEKSKEFTVSIPLNDKMKSQLGLCGSKSGRDINKFEAATLELLDGKTVSTPVIKDCELHYECRVLYKHEMSADSMDEEFKTAFYNDDDYHTMYFAEIVDCYKLEK
- a CDS encoding sensor domain-containing protein, with product MHEIGDKPLAFFRTYRGLVCSTLGILFLLLGFIAILMIYIRRVEKMKLKLEKSNTTLMQIYDELAAKEEELRSQYNDMVISQNKLIQSEERYKLVVEATDDAIWDWHINTNKMFLAPRGYKMLEYDTKNYFNLKKIILSLLKQVDLSLSASEIDNYFKSKSHYYEDVLRIETKDGKYKWLNIKGKIVFDSNNKPCRIIGSISDITKLKKYQDNLEYQAYHDPLTGLCNRLSLDKKVGEHLGNARQDKVFGAMMFIDTDNFKFVNDTLGHIIGDKLLVQVSKKLMFFSNENISLFRFGGDEFIYYIENLSDREQLEILADNILKAFSEPVVIDENIINVTISMGISVFPDNGTDLDMLLKCADMAMFEVKERGKNGYYFFNEQLNDKILRRVNIEKYLKMALKNNEFVLYYQPQIDLKSKKIDGFEALVRWNSPELGLVSPEDFISIAEEIGFIVHLGEWILRSACSYISGLNAKFNTNYTVAVNISMMQLLQDNFTEVVCSIIKETGLNPNLLELEITESVLMQSPEISIGKLQVLLNMGIKIALDDFGTGYSSLSYLRTIPLTTLKIDKSFIDDIIDEESKTSIVESIITLGHKFGLIMVAEGIEKEDQLKYLEKCSCNKIQGYLFSKPLCCSDLEKHIQQEQ